A genomic region of Pseudomonadota bacterium contains the following coding sequences:
- a CDS encoding DUF2817 domain-containing protein gives MPELVANFFEQTAEAAIIKFRSICESNGLDIWTMDDTGDMSYVLDIVRIGSPDAPSVLVLTPGASEGEGLCASAIQCCVLAGAIRRELPRKVAILLIHSVAPNWKFVPKKRLSNSESNWNDALLVAAETRYKEFVRTGKKLRKPQQVIQRKAELSPEKKLRTLIGSYLSRAKRIGVIDVRTGPGFYGECDVIACAGKDTSVGKCARLWFGARAELDNTLSVAAPGPFAQSLIANLPPVQLGAAVMEFGTYSLQAFLRTNTGRIFYPIDSNWRTQVMDKAHIVIRQAVAELA, from the coding sequence TTGCCTGAATTAGTTGCTAATTTTTTTGAGCAAACAGCTGAAGCTGCGATAATAAAGTTTCGCAGTATATGCGAGTCCAATGGTCTTGACATTTGGACGATGGACGACACAGGAGACATGAGCTATGTGCTCGATATTGTTAGAATAGGTTCTCCGGATGCGCCATCAGTGTTGGTTCTAACGCCAGGAGCCAGCGAGGGTGAGGGCCTTTGTGCCTCTGCAATACAGTGTTGTGTCCTGGCAGGAGCTATTAGGCGTGAGCTTCCCCGAAAGGTTGCCATTCTACTCATTCATAGTGTGGCACCGAACTGGAAATTTGTACCGAAAAAGAGACTGTCAAATTCTGAAAGCAATTGGAATGATGCTCTTTTAGTCGCTGCGGAGACCCGATATAAAGAATTTGTTAGGACTGGTAAAAAACTGCGAAAACCGCAACAGGTTATACAACGGAAAGCCGAGCTTTCGCCGGAAAAAAAACTTAGAACTCTCATTGGCAGTTATCTTTCTCGAGCCAAGCGAATAGGTGTGATCGATGTAAGGACCGGGCCGGGTTTTTATGGAGAATGCGATGTGATTGCTTGTGCTGGTAAGGACACATCAGTAGGCAAGTGCGCGAGACTTTGGTTTGGTGCTAGAGCAGAACTAGATAACACGTTGTCTGTTGCGGCCCCCGGGCCATTTGCTCAAAGCCTAATTGCCAACTTGCCCCCGGTTCAATTAGGTGCAGCAGTTATGGAGTTCGGTACATATTCTCTACAAGCATTTCTTAGAACAAACACCGGGAGAATCTTCTACCCTATAGATTCCAATTGGCGAACGCAGGTTATGGATAAAGCGCATATAGTCATACGGCAGGCTGTTGCAGAGTTAGCATAA
- a CDS encoding TauD/TfdA family dioxygenase — protein MIKERRTEYKTLDVAPLAGAMGGEIIGVDLSRPVKREVFRDIHQAWLDHSMIFFRNQDLSPTGLVRFARKWGAIHTHPFMPTMRGHPEILELIKNPSDKRNFGNLWHTDQSFVAKPAKATILHAIETPPVGGDTMYSNMYLAYDALSTGLKKLLANIRVENTGNRNRRRGGQDKRDRYKGHSHVKPVNPPPEIDTRSHHPIIRTHPETGRKGLYISSHTEGFADFEFEESLPIIEFLLEHIRRPEFTARLRWQPGTVAVWDNRCVMHYAVNDYQGQRRCMRRITIKGDKPR, from the coding sequence ATGATTAAAGAAAGACGCACCGAATATAAAACGCTGGATGTAGCCCCTTTAGCTGGTGCCATGGGAGGTGAAATTATAGGGGTCGACTTGTCGAGGCCCGTCAAACGTGAAGTGTTCCGCGATATTCATCAAGCTTGGCTCGACCATAGCATGATTTTCTTTCGCAATCAGGATTTATCTCCCACTGGTCTGGTGCGATTTGCCAGAAAGTGGGGTGCCATACACACCCACCCATTTATGCCTACAATGAGAGGCCATCCTGAAATATTGGAATTGATCAAGAACCCGAGTGATAAACGCAATTTTGGTAATTTATGGCATACTGATCAGAGCTTCGTCGCGAAACCAGCCAAAGCAACCATACTACACGCAATAGAAACACCTCCCGTTGGCGGCGATACAATGTATTCTAACATGTATCTGGCGTATGATGCGCTATCTACTGGGCTGAAGAAATTACTTGCTAATATTAGAGTTGAGAACACTGGTAACCGTAATAGAAGACGTGGCGGACAGGACAAGCGCGATCGATATAAAGGTCATAGCCATGTTAAACCCGTTAATCCACCACCTGAAATCGATACCAGAAGCCACCACCCCATAATACGCACTCACCCCGAGACCGGCCGCAAAGGGCTTTATATCAGCTCACACACTGAAGGATTTGCAGATTTCGAATTTGAGGAGTCGTTACCTATAATCGAGTTTTTATTAGAGCATATCAGACGTCCAGAATTTACTGCCCGTCTCCGCTGGCAGCCCGGTACAGTCGCAGTGTGGGATAATCGTTGTGTAATGCATTACGCAGTTAATGACTATCAAGGCCAGCGCCGTTGCATGCGAAGGATCACTATCAAAGGTGATAAACCACGGTAA
- the pyk gene encoding pyruvate kinase, producing MRRKHLTKIVATLGPASERPEIIRALFQAGVDVFRLNFSHGTHADKQSNIEIIRDIEKETGRPIAIMMDLQGPKLRIGQFSKGAVELNVGDAFRLELENKQGSEERVTLPHAEIFAALNAPTELLLDDGKIRLKVKESGPDFADTEVIVGGSLSDRKGVNVPGVLLPLSALTEKDLRDMNFGLDNGVDICALSFVQRPQDIADARKLIQNRAALLTKFEKPAAIQHLTEFVEMSDMVMVARGDLGVEMPPEEVPALQKRIVALSRRMGKPVIVATQMLESMINAPTPTRAEASDVATAVYDGADGVMLSAETAAGRYPIESVAMMNRIVEHTENDTQYRRYLEADRVVPEATAADAISAAANQVAETLSAKAIVTYTTSGSTTRRAARERPDVPVIGLTPSVETARKLSAVWGVHSVHTKDARDFSEMVRFASDRVLSDGFAEIGDRIVITAGVPFGTPGATNILRIARVGQFTGQRI from the coding sequence ATGCGTCGCAAACACCTTACAAAAATCGTTGCCACACTTGGCCCAGCCTCTGAGAGGCCCGAGATTATTCGGGCCTTGTTTCAGGCTGGAGTTGATGTATTTCGCCTAAACTTCAGCCATGGGACGCATGCGGACAAGCAATCAAATATTGAAATCATCCGGGATATTGAGAAGGAAACTGGCCGCCCTATTGCAATAATGATGGATCTGCAGGGTCCAAAACTGCGCATAGGTCAGTTCTCAAAGGGCGCCGTTGAACTCAATGTAGGTGACGCTTTCCGGCTTGAATTAGAGAACAAACAAGGAAGTGAGGAACGGGTAACGCTTCCACATGCTGAAATTTTTGCTGCACTCAATGCGCCAACGGAGCTTCTTCTTGATGACGGTAAAATTCGTTTAAAGGTCAAAGAAAGTGGGCCGGATTTTGCCGACACTGAAGTGATAGTCGGTGGCAGTCTTTCGGATCGCAAGGGAGTAAACGTTCCGGGCGTATTACTTCCGTTATCAGCATTGACGGAGAAGGATTTACGCGACATGAATTTCGGCCTTGATAACGGGGTTGATATTTGTGCCTTATCATTTGTACAGCGGCCTCAAGATATAGCGGACGCCAGAAAACTGATTCAGAATAGAGCGGCATTATTAACTAAATTTGAAAAGCCTGCCGCAATACAACATCTCACAGAATTCGTTGAAATGTCGGATATGGTGATGGTAGCACGCGGAGATTTGGGCGTTGAGATGCCCCCTGAAGAGGTTCCAGCCCTCCAGAAGCGAATTGTTGCTTTATCTCGACGTATGGGCAAGCCTGTAATTGTTGCAACACAGATGCTAGAATCAATGATAAATGCCCCAACGCCAACCCGCGCAGAGGCATCAGATGTAGCTACAGCAGTTTATGACGGTGCTGATGGAGTGATGCTTTCGGCAGAGACAGCAGCCGGCAGGTATCCCATTGAGTCTGTTGCTATGATGAATAGGATCGTCGAACATACCGAGAATGACACTCAATACCGACGTTATCTCGAGGCTGATAGGGTCGTGCCAGAGGCGACTGCGGCGGATGCCATCAGCGCAGCTGCAAATCAAGTTGCGGAAACCCTTTCTGCAAAGGCAATCGTAACATACACAACATCTGGTTCGACGACACGCCGTGCAGCGCGTGAAAGGCCTGATGTGCCGGTAATAGGATTAACTCCGTCTGTCGAGACGGCACGGAAGCTATCTGCAGTGTGGGGTGTCCACAGTGTACATACCAAGGATGCCCGTGATTTTTCAGAGATGGTTAGGTTTGCAAGTGATCGAGTGCTCTCTGATGGGTTTGCTGAAATAGGAGATCGTATTGTAATAACTGCTGGGGTTCCTTTTGGAACGCCGGGAGCAACCAACATTCTTAGAATCGCCCGTGTTGGCCAATTTACTGGACAGAGAATTTAA